The Shumkonia mesophila genomic interval GCAAGACGGTCGAAGAGGAAGCCGCCCGGCTGGCCGAACGGCCGGCCGAGATCGCCGGCCAGCGCCAGACCCTGCTGGGCCTGATCGAGGCCGCCGAGGGCAAGCGCAACGCCGCCGCCGACCGTCTGGCCGAGGCCGAGGGCCGCCTGGCCGCCGCCGACCGCGACCTGCGCGAGGCCGAATCCGCGCTGGCCAAGGCCCGCGAGGACCGGGTGCGCGCCGAGGGCGCCGTCGAGCAGGGACGCCTCGCCGTCCAGGCCCTGACCGAGCGGGTGCGCGAACGCCTGGACTGCCTGCCGCAGGCGCTGACCGAGGTCGCCGAGTTGGGCGAAGAGGAGGAATTGCCCGACCTCGAGGCCACGGAAAAGCGCGTCGACCGCCTGCTGCGCGAACGCGAGACCATGGGGCCGGTGAACTTGAGGGCCGAACAGGAAGCCAGCGAACTGGACGAGCAGATCACCACCCTGCAGCAGGAGCGCGGCGACCTGATCAAGGCGATCGAGAAGTTGCGCCGCGGCATTTCGGATCTCAATCGCGAAGGCCGCCAGCGCCTGGTCGCCTCGTTCGAGGAAGTCGACGGTCATTTCCGGGCGCTGTTCACCCGCCTGTTCGGCGGCGGCCGCGCCCATCTGGCGCTGACCGAATCGGACGATCCGCTCGACGCTGGGCTGGAAATCATGGCCAGCCCGCCCGGCAAGCGGCTGCAGGTGCTGTCCCTGCTGTCGGGCGGCGAACAGGCGCTGACCGCGCTTGCCCTCATGTTCGCGGTGTTCCTCACCAACCCGGCGCCGGTGTGCGTGCTCGACGAAGTCGACGCCCCGCTCGACGACGCCAATGTCGATCGTTTCTGCACACTGGTCAGCGAACTCGGGCAGGCCGGCCACACCCGTTTTCTGGTCATCACCCACCACCGCATGACCATGGCCCGGATGGATCGGCTGTTCGGCGTCACCATGGCCGAGCGCGGTGTTTCGCAACTTGTCTCGGTGGATCTGCAACAGGCGGTCGCCCTGCGCGAAATCGCCTGACGCCTAGGGCATTCACGACGAATTTCAAGACTTATCAAGGGCTTGGGTAGCAGTCTTTCATTCTTGACAGCCCGGGAGCCGGCCGCTAACGTCCGCCTCCCATGGGTTGCGGGCGGACGGGAGTTCGCCGGGCCCGGCGGGCGGGAATCCGATGGGCGACGAGACACCTGGTGGATCTCTTGAAGACCTGGATGCCCGGCTTAGACGCGCACGTTCGCAGGAACAGGCCCGATCGCGGGGCAGGGGTTCCGCGCTCGGGGCTCCGATGTCGGGGTTCGGGGTGGCCTTTCGCATCGGCGTCGAACTGGTCGCGGCCTTGGTTGTCGGCGTCGGAGCAGGCCTTCTGCTTGACAGGTGGTTGGGCTCCACGCCATGGTTTTTGATTGTCTTCTTCTTTCTCGGCGCCGCCGCCGGCGTGTTGAATGTCTACCGGGCGGCCAGCAGGATAGGATGGGCAGAGGCGGAAGGGGCGCCGGCGCCGTCCGAAGGGAAACCGGAAGAGGAAGATGACGATTGGCCGTCCGGGACGGGCTCGGACAGGCAATAGGACTCTCAGGGGGCGAGAACACAGGTGGCCAACCCACTCCATCAGTTCGAAATCCATGTCGTCGCGCCCATTCATGTCGGCGGCGTCAACGCATCCCTCACCAATTCGGGCATTTTCATGCTGGTGACGGTCGCCGCCGTGACCCTCTTTTTGATGTTCGCCATGCGCAACCGGCGGCTGGTTCCCGGCCGCTGGCAGTCGATGGCGGAACTCAGCTACGAATTCATCGCCGGCATGGTGCGCGACAACGTGGGCAACGAGGGGCGGCGCTATTTCCCGTTCATCTTCTCGCTGTTCATGTTCATCCTGTTCGGCAACCTGGTCGGCCTAGTTCCCTACAGCTTCACCTTCACCAGCCACATCATCGTCACCTTCGCGATGGCGATCTTCGTGTTCCTGGGCGTCACGGTCATCGGCATCGTCCGCCATCGGCTGAAGTTCTTCAGCTATTTCCTGCCCAAGGGCGTGCCCCTGGTCATGGCGCCGCTGCTGATTCCGATCGAGATCATGTCCTATCTGTCGCGCCCGGTGAGCCTGTCGATTCGCCTGTTCGCCAACATGATGGCCGGCCACACCATGATGAAGGTGTTCGCCGGCTTCGTCGTGCCGCTGGGCCTCCTGGGCGGTTGGGCGCCGCTGTCCATCGACGTCGCCCTGACCGCCTTCGAATTCCTGGTGGCGTTCCTGCAAGCCTACGTTTTCACCATTCTGACCTGCATCTATTTGCACGACGCCATCCACCTGCATTGAGGGTCGGCGCGTCCCGCCGAAACCGTTTTCTTGAACCAACGAGGGAATTAGGATCATGGAAATTCTTGCCGCGAAAATGATTGGAGCCGGCCTTGCCGTCATCGGCCTGGGCGGCGTGGGCGCCGGCATCGGAAACATCTTTTCCTCGCTCATCGGCTCCATCGCGCGCAATCCCGCCGCACGCTCCCAGGTTTTCGGCCTCGCCATGCTGGGCTTCGCCCTGGTCGAGGCGGTGGCGCTCTATGCGCTGCTGGTTTCGTTCCTGATCCTCTTCGGCTGAAGGCGGTGGGCGGTGCCGGCGCTCCCCACGGGCGGCCGGCCGGCGTCTTCCTGCGGGAGATGAGCATGCGCGGATTCATTCGGCTTCTGGGGGGTCTGGCCCTGACCGTTGCGGCGGGAACGGGCGCGGCGTCGGCCGCCACCCTTCCCCAGCTGGACCACGAATTCTACGCCTCCCAGGTGATCTGGCTGGTGGTCTCGTTCCTGATCCTCTACGTCGTCATGTGGCGGTTCGCCCTGCCGCGCATCAGCCACATCCTCGAGGAACGCCAGGACCGGATCGAGGGCAACCTGGAACGGGCCGAAACCATTCGCCGGGAAGCCCAGGTCACCGCCGAGGCTTACGATAAGGCCGTGTCCGAGGCCCGCGCCGCCGCCCAGTCCGTGATCGCCACGGCGCGCGACAGGATGGCCGCCGATGCCGCCGCCCATCACGCCACGCTGAGCGAACGCCTGGCGGCCGAGATCGCCGAGGCGGAGGGCCGCATCCTGGAGGCCAAGCAGGAAGCGATGGCCCACCTTCGCGATGTGGCGGTGGAGGTGACATCGACGGCGGCCGAGCGGCTGGCCGGCGAGCGCGTCGACCCGCGCGTCGTCGGCAGGATCGTCGACCACGTGCTGAAGGAGCGCAGCTGATGCAGGCATGGGCGGCCGAAACGGCCGGAACAAAGGCCGAAGCGTTCTGGGCCACCCCCGAGTTCTGGGTGGCCATCGCCTTCGTCATCCTGGTCGCGCTGGCCGGGCGGGCCGTGCTTCGGCTGGTGACCACCGGCCTCGACGCGCGCGCCGATGCCATCCGGGCCAGGGTCAACGAGGCCGAGAAGCTGCGCGAGGAGGCCCAGGAACTGCTGGCGTCCTATCAGCGCAAGCAGCGCGAGGCCGCCGAGGAAACCAGCCGGCTGCTCGAACACGCCCGCCAGGAAGCCGCCACGCTGAGCGCCCGGGCCGCCGAAAGCCTGGAGCAATCGGTCAAGCGGCGCGAGCAGTTGGCGATGGAGCGCATCGCCCAGGCCGAGGCCACGGCGACGCGCGAAATCCGCGACGCGGCGGTGGACGTCGCCCTGGAGGCGACGCGCCGCGTGCTGGCCGAAAAATTGAGCGAAACGAAGGCCGACGAGCTGATCGACGACGCCATCAAGGGGCTGCCCGGCAAGCTGCACTGAGGCGACAGGCCCCGGAAAAACTCGGACGAAAAAACGGCCCCGGCATCATCCCGATGCCGGGGCCGCTTGTTGAAAACCGCCTTCCCGTTCAGACGCGGTGGAAGGCGCGGACGTGTTCCTCATCCCGGCTGCGGCACATCAGGCTTATCGCGATGAAGATGATGACGTTGGCGATCAGCCCCATGATGCCGGGGTTGATGTCGAGCGGCGTCACGCCCTTCTGGACCAGTTGGTACCAGAAGTTCACGCCGACGCCGACGACCAGGCCGGCGATCGCCCCTTCCTTGCGGGCGCCGCGCCACCAGATCGCCCCGTAAACGCAGGGCGCGAACTGGACGATCGAGCCATAGGCGCCGAGCAGGAGCTGGACCAGCCCCGCCGCCCCCCAGATGGCCAGGTAGTAGGAAACCGCCCCGACGGCCACCACCGCCCAGCGCATGATGACGATCTGGGCGCGGTCGCTGAGATCCGGCTTCAGCGGGTAGACGACGTCGCGCCCGAACGACACCGAGGCGCCGTGCGTGATGGCGTCGGCCGAGGATTGCGCGGCGGCCAGCGCGCCGGCCCCGATGATGCCGTAAAGAAGGCCGGTCGCCCCCAGGTTGTTGGTGATCAGGTAGGGCAGGATGCCGTCCGGAGTCGTCAGGGCGGTGGACGGGATCACCCCGACCGCCGAGAACCCGATGAACAGCACGGGCACCAGGAAGATCGCGAACAGCGGGTAGGCCAGCACCGTGAGCTTGATCGTCTTTTCATTGGCCGTGTACGACTTCATGAAGAGATGCGGCCACATGATGAAGCCGACGACCGACACCAGGATGGCCGTCGAATAGGCCATCTGCGACATCTTCGAACCTTCGTGCCCGATCTCCAGAAAGCCGGGGCGCTCCGCGGCGATCTGGGCGAACATGGCGCCCGGGCCGTCATGCAGGACGTAGACGAGATAGAGCCCGACACCCCAGGCGACGACGAACATCATGGCGCCTTGCAGAACGTCGCTCCAGGCGGCGCCGCGCACACCGCTGGTGGCGACGTAAATGACGACGATGCCATAGGAGAGAAGGGCACCGACCCAGAACGGGATGTGGCCGTCCGTCATGATGTTGAAGATGTAGGCCATGCCCTTGATCTGCAGGGTCAGATACTGGATGAAGGCCAGCACAGAGACGATGCCGACGATCACCACCAGCGACCTCGACTGATAGCGGTCGCGCAGCATGTCGCCCATGCTGAAATAGCCGCGCGCGGCACCCAGCTTGGCCATCCTGGGGCCGATCAGGTACCAGGGCAGCAGGCCCAGCGCCGTATAGGCCAGGATGTAGAAAGAGGCCGCGCCCCGCGAGTAGGCCCAGGCCGGCCCGCCCAGGAAGGCGAAGGCCGAGAAGATCGTGCCGCCCATCAGGAACCACATGACGACGATGCCCAGGCCGCGGTCGGCGACCGCGTATTCGGAGATCGAGAAGAACGAGCGCCCCTTGCCCGCCAGCATCCCCAACACGAACGCGAAGACGAGGTATCCCCCCATCATCGCCAGCGCAATGATCCATTCCGGCATGTCGGCCTCCTCAGCGCCCGTATTCGTAACGGAAAAAGGCGATCAGGCCGACGAACTCGACGCCGATCCAGAAGACCACCCAGAACAGCGAGAACGGCAGTCCGATCACGATCGGCTGCGCCGAATTGCCCAGCCCGTAGAGCGGAAACATCATGACGAGCAGGATGAATACGGCGAAGACGGCATAGGCTCTCTCGGGTGTCTTTCTCTTCGTTTCAGTGTCAGGCATGTTGTGGCTCCCTGCCGGTTTCATTGCAGCGGCGGCACCCCCATGGGCCGCCGGTCACGGACGCCTCGGCGGTGGAAACGCGACGAGACCCGGCCCGGCAGCCGGCGCCTGCCGAGAGGATCCCGTCGTCGAAGTCGTCGTGAGGTTGGTGTCCTCGGTGCCCATATCGGGATCGAGGCCACGAGAAGCGTTGTCTGCCAACACCGCATGTCGTCTATGGAATCGACGATCCCCGGCTTCATGGGCTGGCCTCCGTCGCCGGCGATGCCGAACCGTTGGCATCGCTCAAAATCTGGCTGACCTGGTACCTTAGGTGCCGCTCCCCGTCGCGCGTCAGTGTAACCGAGGGCCGCGCCGGCCGCAACGAGTGGTATTCCGGGAAAAAATTCTAGCGATGGCTGCCCGACGCGGCCGGCCTCAACCGATAAGGGCCCGCCAATCGGCTTCGCTGAGCGTGGCGACGCCCAGTTCCTCGGCCTTGCGGGCCTTCGAGCCGGCGTCGGCGCCGACGACCACGTAGTCGGTATTCTTCGACACCGAGCCCGCCACCTTGGCGCCGAGCGCCTCGGCCCGGGCCTTGGCTTCGCCGCGGGTCATGGTTTCCAGCGTGCCGGTGAAGACCACGGTCTTGCCGGCGATGGGCGAGGCCTGAACCGCCGGCGCCTGGAACGGCTCGACCGTCAGTTGCCATTCTTTCTTTTCTGTTTCTTTTGTACCGACGAGATCGTCGAGGACCTCGCCATTGTGCTGCTCGGCGAAGAAAGCCAAGATGTCACCGACCATCCCTGGGCCGATGCCGTCGATGTTGATGAGGTCTCGGTAAACTTCTGAATCGGTGTCGCGGGCCGCCGTCATCGCCGCCCGCCATCTCTCAAACGTCCCGTAGTGGCGGGCCAGCAGGCGCGCCGTCGCCCGCCCCACCTGCGGGATGCCGAGGGCATAGATCAGGCGCTCCAGCGCAATCGTCCGCCGCTCGCCGAGCGCGCGCACGAGGTTGCGGACCGACTGCTCTCCCCACCCCTCGCGCTCGGCGATTTCCTCGGTCCGGCCGGGAAGCCTGAAGATGTCGGCCGGCGTCTTGATGAGGCCGTCCTTCCAGAACGCCTCGATGTGCTTGCCGCCCAATCCCTCGATGTCGAAGGCGTCGCGCGACACGAAGTGCCGAAGCCGTTCGACCGCCTGGGCCGGGCAAATCAGGCCGCCGGTGCAGCGCCGGGCGACCTCCCCCTCCTCGCGCACCGCTTGGCTGCCGCATTCAGGGCAGACCTCGGGAAAGACGAAGGGGCGGCTGCCGGCCGGCCGCTTCTCCAGCACCACCTCAACCACCTGCGGAATGACGTCGCCGGCCCGCTGGACGATCACCCTATCGCCCTCGCGAACGTCCTTGCGGGCGATCTCGTCCTCGTTGTGCAACGTCGCGCGCGACACCACGACGCCGCCCACGGTCACCGGCTCGAGATGCGCCACCGGGGTCAGCACGCCGGTCCGGCCCACCTGGATATCGATCCTGTTGAGCACGGTTTCGGCCCGCTCGGCCGAGAACTTGTGGGCGATGGCCCAGCGCGGCGCCCGGCTGACGAAGCCCAGGCGCTCCTGCCAGTCCAGCCGGTTGACCTTGTAGACCATGCCGTCGATGTCGTAATCGAGCGTGGCGCGCTGGCTTTCCATGGCGGCGTAATGGGCAAGCAGCGCATCCGCGCCCGTGCAGACGACAACCAGGGGGTTGGTGCGAAAGCCCCAGCTGCGCAGCAGTTCCAGGAATTCCCCCTGGCTTTTCACCGGCAGCCGGCTGACCTCGCCCCAGGCATAGGCGAACATGCGAAGCGGCCGCTGGGCGGTGATCCCGGCGTCCAACTGGCGCAGGCTGCCGGCGGCGGCGTTGCGCGGGTTGGCGAAGATCTTGCCGCCCCTTTCCTGCTGGCGGACGTTGAGCGCGGCGAAGTCGGCCCGCGACATGTAGACCTCGCCGCGCACCTCGAAGACGGCCGGCACCTCGCCCGCCCGGATCTCGGTGGGGATGTCGTCCAGCGTGCGCAGGTTGGCGGTGACGTTCTCGCCGGCCGCGCCGTCGCCGCGCGTCGCCCCCTGGACCAGCCGGCCTTGCTCGTAACGCAGCGACACCGAAAGCCCGTCGATCTTGGGCTCGGCGACGATTTCCAGCGGCTCCGCCTCCGGCAGGTTGAGGAAGCGGCGGATGCGGGCCAGGAATTCCCGCACGTCCTCGGCGGAAAACGCGTTGCCCAGCGACAGCATCGGCTTGGCGTGGACCACCTTCTCGAAGCCGGCGGCGACGGGAGCGCCGACCCGCCGGGACGGACTGTCGGACCGCACCAACTTGGGAAAGCGCGCCTCGATGGCCTCGTTGCGCCGGCGCAGGGCGTCGTATTCGGCGTCCGATACCGTCGGCGCGTCGTTCTGGTGATAGGCCCGATCATGGGCGGCGATCTCGGCGGCCAGCGCCGCCAGTTCGGCCTCGGCTTCCCGTTGCGTCAGATCCTCGACGGCAAGCATTCGCAGATCGCGCTCGTTCATGCCGCCCCGCCCCCGGCGAGCAGGCTGTCGGCGGCGGCGCGGGCCTCGTCGGTGACCCGGGCGCCTGCCAGCATGCGGGCGATTTCTTCCTTGCGCTCGCCGGCCGAGAGCGCCTCGACCCGGGTGACCGTGGCGGCGCCGTCGATCTTCTTGGAAACCCGCCAGTGATGGGCGCCCCGCGCCGCCACCTGCGGCGAGTGGGTGACGACCAGCACCTGGAAGCGGACGGCCAGGCGGGCCAGCCGTTCGCCGACGGCATCGGCCACGGCGCCGCCGACGTTGGCGTCGACCTCGTCGAAGACGATGGTGGGCACCGGGTCGGCCTGGGCCAGGACCGCCTTCAGGGCCAGCATGAAGCGCGACATCTCGCCGCCCGAACTGATCTTGTTGAGCGGCCCCGGCGGCGTTCCCGGATTGGTCGCCACCTCGAAGGCGACGGCATCCGAGCCGTGCTCGCCCCAGGCCCCCTCCTCCAGCGCGTCGATGCGGGTGCCGAAGCGCGCGCTGCCAAACTTGAGCGGGCCCAGCTCGCCGGCCATCGCCTTGTCCAGGCGCGCCGCCGCGGCCAAGCGCTTCTCGCGCAACGCGCCGGCGGCCGCGACATAGGCCGCGCGGGCCGCCGTCGCTTCCGCCTCCAGGCGGCGCACCCGGCCGCCGCCGTCCTCGATATCGCCCAGCTTCGCCTTGAGCCCGTCGAGGACCGCCGGCAGCCGGTCGACATCGACGCCGTGCTTGCGCGAAAGGGTGCGCAGGGCGAACAGCCGTTCCTCCACCTTCTCCAGGTTGCGCGGATCGAGGTCCATGTCGGCGCTGGCCCGATGCAACAGCACGACGGCCTCGGCGGCCTCGACCGCCGCCCGGTCGAGGGCGGCGAGCGCCGCGTCGAGGCGCCCTTCCGCCTTGTCGGCGACCCGTTCCAGGGCCCGCGCCGCGCCGCGCAACGCCGCTTCCACCCCGGCCCCGGCGGAAAGGTCCGCGGTCGCCTGGTTCATCGCCTCGATCAGCTTCTCGGCGTGCATCATGACGGCGCGCCGCTCGGCCAGTGCCGCCTCCTCGCCGGGCTGGGGCGCCAGGGCCTCCATCTCGTCGACGGCATGGCGCAGGAACTCCTCCTCGCGCCGGGCCTGGGCCAAGTCGGCTTCGGCCCGCTCGAACGCCTCGACGGCCGCCCGCCAAGCGCGATGGGCCCCGGCGGCGGTGGCCCCCTCGGCGGCGAGCCCGCCATAGGCGTCCAGCAGCGCGCGATGGGTGGCGGTATGCATCAGCCGCTGATTGTCGAACTGGCCATGGATTTCGACGCAGGCGTCGCCGATCTGGCGCAGCAGCGAGACGCTGACCGGCTGGTCGTTGACGAAGGCCCGCGAGCGGCCGTCGGCGCCGACGATGCGGCGCAGGATCAGCTGTCCGCCGCCGTCCTCGATCCCCTGCTCGGCCAGCAGCGCCTCCGCCGGATGGCCGCCATCGACGTCGAAGGCCGCCGCCACCGTGGCCTGCGCCGCGCCATGGCGCACCAAGCCGGCTTCGGCCCTTTCGCCCAGGGCCAGCCCAAGGGCATCCAACAGGATGGATTTGCCGGCCCCGGTCTCGCCGGTCAGCACGCACAGCCCCGGCTGGAAGGTCAGATCCAGCCTTTCGATGAGGACGACGTCGCGGATGGACAGGCTGCGCAGCATCCAGCGGACCGGATCACCAGAACTTGAACCAGGACTCTTTTTTCGCGGGGTCGGTCTCGATCTTCTCGACCTTCGGCGGCTCCGCATCGCCTTCCCAGAACTTGTACCAAGCGGTCTCCTGGGGCCGGATGCGCTTCTGCTCGAGCAGTTCGTAGGCGTCGACATACCATTCGCTGCCCGGGAAATTGTGGCCGAGCACCGCCGCCGTGCGCCTCGCCTCCTCGCTCAGGCCGAGCGCCAGGTAGGCCTCGGTCAGCCGCAGCAGCGCCTCGGGGACATGGGTCGTCGTCTGGTGATTGTCGACCACGTAGCGGAAGCGGTTGATCGCCGCCAGATAGTGGCCCTGGCGCAGGTAGTAGCGGCCGATTTCCATGGTCTTGCCGGCCAGATGGTCATGGGTCAGGTCGATCTTGAGCCGGGCGTCCTTGGCATAGGTGCTGTCGGGAAAGCGGGTGATCAGTTCGTCCAGGGTCTTCTTGGCTTCCTGGGTCATCTTCTGATCGCGCCGGACGTCGGAAATCTGCTCGTAATAGCAGAGCGCCTTCAGGTAGTAGGCATAGGGCGTGTCGCGGTTGGACGGGTGAAGCTGGATGAAGCGGTCCAACGCCACGATCGCCTCGTCGTAGGCGCTTTTCTGATAGTGGCCGTAGGCGGCCATCAATTGGGCCTTGGTCGCCCACGACGAATAGGGATGCTGGCGCTCGACCTCGTCGAACTGCCGGGCGGCGGTGTCGTACTTCCCGGTCTGCAGCGCGTCCATGGCCTCGTTGTAGAGCTCCTCGATCGGCCGCTCGACATAGAGCTCCTCCTTGCTCGCGCAGGCGGCGAGCAGAAGGGCAAAGGCGAAAGCCGCGAGGCTGAGCGGTGTCCTTCCACGGGTCATGGGATCGGGTCATTCTCCGGCGGGTTCGGCGATCGCCCGGCGCGATCGGCCCGTTGCCGCGGACTATACCACGGCCGCTTCAAATGTCGTTAGGATGATACGCACAACGCCGCGCCGCGCAAGGCCCTAGGCCCGCCGGCGCGTCACACGTCGATCGAAGAGGAAACCGCCCTCAGGCCGTCGCGGCCAGCCCTACCGGCATATCGTCGGCAATCGAAGCCCGCATCGCCGGCGCTTCCGCCCCCGCCACCCTGACGGTGTCGTAGCACCAGGCGTCGGGCTGGGCGAAAAGCTGCCGCAGCAGGCGGTTGGTCAGCGCATGCCCCGAGCACCGGCCGTCGAACCGCCCGATGATCGGCGCGCCGGCGGTGTAAAGGTCGCCGACCGCGTCCAGCGCCTTGTGACGGACGAACTCGTCCTCATAGCGCAGGCCGTCCTCGTTCAGCACCTTGTCGCCGCTGACCACCACCGCGTTTTCCAGCGAGCCGCCGCGGGCAAAGCCGTTGGCCCACAACTGCTCGACCTCGTGCAGGAAGCCGAAGGTGCGGGCCCGCGACAGTTCCTTCTTGAAGGTGCCGTTGACCAGTCCCAGCAAAAGGGCCTGGCGCCCGACCAGGGCGCTGTCGAAATCGATCTCGAAACCGACCGCGAAGCTGTCGGCCGGATAGAGCGCCGCGATGCCGCTCTTGCCGCCGTCGACGACCACCGGCTTGAGCACGCGCACGCCGCGGCGGGCCACGCCCAGGTCGCGCACGCCGGCACACTCGATCAGGAAAACGAAGGGCTCGGCGCTGCCGTCCATGACCGGCACTTCGGGACCGTTGATCTCGATCTCGACGTTGTCGATCCCGCAGCCGGCCAGCGCCGCCATCAGATGCTCGATGGTCGAAACCACCACCCCCTCGCCGTTGCCGACGACGGTGCACAGCCGCGTATCCACGACATGATCCCAGCGGGCGGGGATGACGGCGCCCTTGCCCGCGATGTCGGTCCGCCTGAAGACGACGCCGTGACCGGCCTCGGCCGGCTTCAGAACCATCGATACCTTGGCCCCGCTATGGAGCGCCACGCCCGAACAGCCGATGGGGCTCTTCAGCGTCTTCTGGGTATCGATGCGCTCGTCGGTCAAGGTCTCGACCCGGCGGCGTCTGATCTCGGAAAATCCCATCTTCGGTGTCTTTCCCCGGTGGTTCCCGGCATCGGCTGCACGCCGAAAAACCCTTGGACCGAAAGCAGTTAAAGAAAAAGTGCCACGAGGGTTGATATACCCACCAACCCCGTGGCACTCAAATCAATCATTGTTTCTAATTGTTTCCGTGCAACCGATTGTTTTTCCTCAGTTTGCTTGCCTCCTCAGGAAGGCCGGAATATCCAGCAGGTCGTCGCCGGACTGGGAGTCCTGCAAACGGTCCGACGGGTCGAGGCCGCCGATCTCGGATTGCTCCTTCGTCGCCGGCATCGGAACCGGCGCCGGCTCGGCCCTCGGCTTGGCCGCCCGGCCGGTTCCGGTCACCTTCTCGAACAGGCTGGGGCCGCGCGGTTTGGCGGCCTCGACGTGGGGCCGTTCGACCGCCCGGGCTCCGTTGGCCATCGCCGCGCCGGCGAACGGATCGGCCCGGCGTGGCGGCATCGGCTGGTCGTTGCGACCGACCGGCCGCGCCGGAATGAAGGTCTCCCGCGCGTTGACCGACG includes:
- a CDS encoding F0F1 ATP synthase subunit C, which produces MEILAAKMIGAGLAVIGLGGVGAGIGNIFSSLIGSIARNPAARSQVFGLAMLGFALVEAVALYALLVSFLILFG
- the lpxC gene encoding UDP-3-O-acyl-N-acetylglucosamine deacetylase; translated protein: MGFSEIRRRRVETLTDERIDTQKTLKSPIGCSGVALHSGAKVSMVLKPAEAGHGVVFRRTDIAGKGAVIPARWDHVVDTRLCTVVGNGEGVVVSTIEHLMAALAGCGIDNVEIEINGPEVPVMDGSAEPFVFLIECAGVRDLGVARRGVRVLKPVVVDGGKSGIAALYPADSFAVGFEIDFDSALVGRQALLLGLVNGTFKKELSRARTFGFLHEVEQLWANGFARGGSLENAVVVSGDKVLNEDGLRYEDEFVRHKALDAVGDLYTAGAPIIGRFDGRCSGHALTNRLLRQLFAQPDAWCYDTVRVAGAEAPAMRASIADDMPVGLAATA
- a CDS encoding F0F1 ATP synthase subunit B family protein, with the translated sequence MQAWAAETAGTKAEAFWATPEFWVAIAFVILVALAGRAVLRLVTTGLDARADAIRARVNEAEKLREEAQELLASYQRKQREAAEETSRLLEHARQEAATLSARAAESLEQSVKRREQLAMERIAQAEATATREIRDAAVDVALEATRRVLAEKLSETKADELIDDAIKGLPGKLH
- a CDS encoding sodium:solute symporter family protein: MPEWIIALAMMGGYLVFAFVLGMLAGKGRSFFSISEYAVADRGLGIVVMWFLMGGTIFSAFAFLGGPAWAYSRGAASFYILAYTALGLLPWYLIGPRMAKLGAARGYFSMGDMLRDRYQSRSLVVIVGIVSVLAFIQYLTLQIKGMAYIFNIMTDGHIPFWVGALLSYGIVVIYVATSGVRGAAWSDVLQGAMMFVVAWGVGLYLVYVLHDGPGAMFAQIAAERPGFLEIGHEGSKMSQMAYSTAILVSVVGFIMWPHLFMKSYTANEKTIKLTVLAYPLFAIFLVPVLFIGFSAVGVIPSTALTTPDGILPYLITNNLGATGLLYGIIGAGALAAAQSSADAITHGASVSFGRDVVYPLKPDLSDRAQIVIMRWAVVAVGAVSYYLAIWGAAGLVQLLLGAYGSIVQFAPCVYGAIWWRGARKEGAIAGLVVGVGVNFWYQLVQKGVTPLDINPGIMGLIANVIIFIAISLMCRSRDEEHVRAFHRV
- a CDS encoding F0F1 ATP synthase subunit B family protein, translated to MRGFIRLLGGLALTVAAGTGAASAATLPQLDHEFYASQVIWLVVSFLILYVVMWRFALPRISHILEERQDRIEGNLERAETIRREAQVTAEAYDKAVSEARAAAQSVIATARDRMAADAAAHHATLSERLAAEIAEAEGRILEAKQEAMAHLRDVAVEVTSTAAERLAGERVDPRVVGRIVDHVLKERS
- a CDS encoding outer membrane protein assembly factor BamD, coding for MTRGRTPLSLAAFAFALLLAACASKEELYVERPIEELYNEAMDALQTGKYDTAARQFDEVERQHPYSSWATKAQLMAAYGHYQKSAYDEAIVALDRFIQLHPSNRDTPYAYYLKALCYYEQISDVRRDQKMTQEAKKTLDELITRFPDSTYAKDARLKIDLTHDHLAGKTMEIGRYYLRQGHYLAAINRFRYVVDNHQTTTHVPEALLRLTEAYLALGLSEEARRTAAVLGHNFPGSEWYVDAYELLEQKRIRPQETAWYKFWEGDAEPPKVEKIETDPAKKESWFKFW
- the recN gene encoding DNA repair protein RecN — encoded protein: MLRSLSIRDVVLIERLDLTFQPGLCVLTGETGAGKSILLDALGLALGERAEAGLVRHGAAQATVAAAFDVDGGHPAEALLAEQGIEDGGGQLILRRIVGADGRSRAFVNDQPVSVSLLRQIGDACVEIHGQFDNQRLMHTATHRALLDAYGGLAAEGATAAGAHRAWRAAVEAFERAEADLAQARREEEFLRHAVDEMEALAPQPGEEAALAERRAVMMHAEKLIEAMNQATADLSAGAGVEAALRGAARALERVADKAEGRLDAALAALDRAAVEAAEAVVLLHRASADMDLDPRNLEKVEERLFALRTLSRKHGVDVDRLPAVLDGLKAKLGDIEDGGGRVRRLEAEATAARAAYVAAAGALREKRLAAAARLDKAMAGELGPLKFGSARFGTRIDALEEGAWGEHGSDAVAFEVATNPGTPPGPLNKISSGGEMSRFMLALKAVLAQADPVPTIVFDEVDANVGGAVADAVGERLARLAVRFQVLVVTHSPQVAARGAHHWRVSKKIDGAATVTRVEALSAGERKEEIARMLAGARVTDEARAAADSLLAGGGAA
- the ligA gene encoding NAD-dependent DNA ligase LigA, yielding MLAVEDLTQREAEAELAALAAEIAAHDRAYHQNDAPTVSDAEYDALRRRNEAIEARFPKLVRSDSPSRRVGAPVAAGFEKVVHAKPMLSLGNAFSAEDVREFLARIRRFLNLPEAEPLEIVAEPKIDGLSVSLRYEQGRLVQGATRGDGAAGENVTANLRTLDDIPTEIRAGEVPAVFEVRGEVYMSRADFAALNVRQQERGGKIFANPRNAAAGSLRQLDAGITAQRPLRMFAYAWGEVSRLPVKSQGEFLELLRSWGFRTNPLVVVCTGADALLAHYAAMESQRATLDYDIDGMVYKVNRLDWQERLGFVSRAPRWAIAHKFSAERAETVLNRIDIQVGRTGVLTPVAHLEPVTVGGVVVSRATLHNEDEIARKDVREGDRVIVQRAGDVIPQVVEVVLEKRPAGSRPFVFPEVCPECGSQAVREEGEVARRCTGGLICPAQAVERLRHFVSRDAFDIEGLGGKHIEAFWKDGLIKTPADIFRLPGRTEEIAEREGWGEQSVRNLVRALGERRTIALERLIYALGIPQVGRATARLLARHYGTFERWRAAMTAARDTDSEVYRDLINIDGIGPGMVGDILAFFAEQHNGEVLDDLVGTKETEKKEWQLTVEPFQAPAVQASPIAGKTVVFTGTLETMTRGEAKARAEALGAKVAGSVSKNTDYVVVGADAGSKARKAEELGVATLSEADWRALIG
- a CDS encoding AtpZ/AtpI family protein, with translation MAFRIGVELVAALVVGVGAGLLLDRWLGSTPWFLIVFFFLGAAAGVLNVYRAASRIGWAEAEGAPAPSEGKPEEEDDDWPSGTGSDRQ
- a CDS encoding F0F1 ATP synthase subunit A: MANPLHQFEIHVVAPIHVGGVNASLTNSGIFMLVTVAAVTLFLMFAMRNRRLVPGRWQSMAELSYEFIAGMVRDNVGNEGRRYFPFIFSLFMFILFGNLVGLVPYSFTFTSHIIVTFAMAIFVFLGVTVIGIVRHRLKFFSYFLPKGVPLVMAPLLIPIEIMSYLSRPVSLSIRLFANMMAGHTMMKVFAGFVVPLGLLGGWAPLSIDVALTAFEFLVAFLQAYVFTILTCIYLHDAIHLH